A window of the Caldalkalibacillus salinus genome harbors these coding sequences:
- the murG gene encoding undecaprenyldiphospho-muramoylpentapeptide beta-N-acetylglucosaminyltransferase has protein sequence MRVLISGGGTGGHIYPALSILKEVRRREPDSHFLYIGTEKGLEASIVPKTDVPFKTIDITGFKRKLSFDNVKTVLRFLRGVRRSKAYIRDFQPDIVIGTGGYVCGPVVFAAAKLGIPTLIHEQNVIPGLTNKFLARYTTAVATSFAGSLPYFKHENVKVTGNPRATEVREADPKEGRRSLNIPSDKKVILIVGGSRGAKAINQAFMDMVPRLQEMKDTHFVYVTGEVHYEEVQQTLRQFDLEDMPLTVKPFIYDLPHVLASTDLIVNRAGASFLAEITSLGIPSILVPSPYVTNNHQEKNARWLEKEGAAKVILEDELTGQSLYDMINQMMKNEEEQIDMKQAAQRLGKPLASSDIYEWMQRLIQS, from the coding sequence ATGAGAGTACTCATTTCTGGTGGCGGAACTGGGGGACATATTTATCCAGCTCTGTCTATCCTAAAAGAGGTTAGAAGAAGAGAACCGGACTCTCATTTTCTATATATAGGGACGGAAAAAGGCTTAGAGGCAAGTATTGTACCTAAAACGGACGTGCCATTTAAGACCATTGACATTACTGGATTTAAACGCAAACTATCGTTCGATAACGTAAAGACTGTCCTTAGATTTCTGAGGGGGGTACGACGATCTAAGGCGTACATCCGAGATTTTCAGCCAGATATTGTGATCGGTACGGGGGGCTACGTATGTGGCCCCGTCGTTTTTGCAGCAGCAAAGCTGGGTATTCCGACTTTAATCCATGAACAAAATGTCATTCCAGGTTTAACGAACAAGTTTTTGGCACGCTACACAACAGCGGTCGCTACCTCATTTGCGGGATCTTTGCCCTATTTTAAGCATGAAAATGTAAAGGTCACAGGGAACCCTAGAGCAACTGAAGTACGAGAAGCTGATCCTAAGGAAGGACGACGGTCGCTAAACATTCCTAGCGATAAAAAAGTGATACTTATTGTCGGTGGCAGTCGTGGTGCGAAGGCGATTAATCAAGCGTTTATGGATATGGTTCCCCGCTTACAAGAGATGAAGGATACACATTTTGTATATGTCACAGGAGAAGTCCATTACGAAGAAGTACAACAAACGTTGCGACAGTTTGATTTAGAGGATATGCCCTTAACAGTCAAACCGTTTATCTATGATCTGCCACATGTACTCGCCAGTACGGATCTTATTGTGAATCGGGCTGGGGCGTCTTTTCTTGCTGAGATTACGTCTCTCGGCATTCCATCAATTCTTGTCCCATCGCCGTATGTGACCAATAACCATCAGGAGAAGAATGCCCGCTGGTTGGAGAAAGAAGGTGCGGCAAAGGTCATTTTGGAGGACGAGTTAACAGGCCAAAGCCTGTACGATATGATTAATCAGATGATGAAAAACGAAGAAGAACAGATAGATATGAAACAAGCAGCACAGCGACTTGGGAAACCCTTAGCGTCATCGGACATCTATGAGTGGATGCAACGCTTAATACAATCCTAA
- the murD gene encoding UDP-N-acetylmuramoyl-L-alanine--D-glutamate ligase — translation MRDEAIVNYQQQHILVLGLAKSGRTVAKLLLRLGAKVTVNERKERHDCEGVTELEECGARVVCGGHPLSLLEEDVSLIVKNPGIPFDIPFLQQAEKKGIPVMTEVEIAYQLSEAPIIGITGTNGKTTTTTLIYEMLKDNRHDPLIAGNIGTVLSEVASEATDEQVIVAELSSFQLLGTLKFRPIIALMLNLYDAHLNYHHTRAHYVASKGKIFKNQTEKDIAVLNADQNDVVQFRREIRSDIVWFSMESEVSKGCYLSDGRIVYKNTQREIEIILPISEVALIGRHNLQNVIAAVSVAKAAGAHSERIREVLRTFQGIKHRLQFVRELKGVRYYNDSKATNAQATRMALESFNNNIILIAGGLDRGEDFKELHTRLAHCVKGVVAYGQIAKKITEVAKEAGVKDVMMVDNVKDAVTEASVIAQTGDTVLLSPAAASWDQFASFEERGDMFIQSVHNL, via the coding sequence ATGAGAGATGAAGCAATCGTCAACTACCAACAACAACATATCCTTGTGCTAGGTTTGGCCAAAAGTGGACGTACTGTGGCCAAACTTTTGTTGCGTTTAGGCGCAAAAGTAACCGTTAACGAGCGGAAGGAACGCCATGATTGCGAGGGGGTTACCGAACTAGAAGAGTGTGGTGCTCGTGTGGTTTGCGGTGGTCACCCGTTATCACTTTTAGAAGAAGACGTCAGCCTTATCGTTAAAAATCCTGGCATTCCTTTCGACATCCCCTTCTTACAACAGGCTGAAAAGAAGGGCATTCCCGTTATGACCGAAGTGGAGATCGCCTACCAATTGTCTGAAGCCCCTATCATTGGCATCACCGGAACAAACGGAAAAACGACAACCACAACCTTAATCTATGAAATGTTAAAAGATAATCGTCATGACCCTCTCATTGCGGGCAATATTGGCACTGTTTTGTCTGAAGTGGCCTCAGAAGCGACGGATGAACAAGTTATCGTGGCTGAACTGAGTAGTTTTCAGCTCCTAGGCACCTTGAAATTCCGTCCTATTATTGCCTTAATGTTGAACTTATATGATGCTCATCTGAACTATCATCACACGAGGGCGCACTATGTTGCCTCTAAAGGCAAAATATTTAAGAACCAAACGGAAAAAGACATCGCTGTTCTTAATGCTGATCAGAATGACGTCGTCCAATTCCGACGTGAAATCAGAAGTGATATCGTCTGGTTTAGCATGGAGAGTGAAGTGTCTAAAGGATGCTATTTAAGCGATGGCCGAATTGTATATAAAAACACTCAGCGTGAGATAGAAATCATTTTACCGATTTCCGAAGTGGCACTTATAGGTAGACATAACCTTCAAAATGTTATCGCAGCCGTCTCTGTTGCAAAAGCAGCGGGTGCACATTCAGAACGCATACGCGAAGTATTACGCACGTTTCAAGGCATTAAGCATCGCCTACAGTTCGTACGCGAGCTAAAAGGGGTACGTTACTATAACGATTCTAAAGCGACGAATGCGCAGGCGACGCGTATGGCGCTAGAATCATTTAACAACAATATCATACTGATCGCGGGTGGATTGGACCGTGGAGAAGATTTTAAAGAATTACATACACGTTTGGCTCACTGTGTAAAAGGCGTTGTGGCCTACGGACAGATTGCCAAAAAGATAACGGAAGTGGCTAAGGAAGCAGGGGTAAAGGACGTGATGATGGTCGATAATGTTAAGGATGCAGTCACTGAAGCATCCGTTATCGCACAAACAGGGGACACTGTTCTCTTATCTCCAGCAGCTGCGAGCTGGGACCAGTTTGCTTCATTTGAAGAGAGAGGAGACATGTTTATCCAATCTGTGCATAATCTTTAG
- the murB gene encoding UDP-N-acetylmuramate dehydrogenase yields MSDIAIQLQEANVGKVWVNEPLANHTTWKIGGPADLLVQPNDKEGLITCMRIVQEHQMPYRVIGKGSNLLVRDGGIRGVVIKMGEGLDHLRIEGDRVTVDAGYSFIKLATIVARHGLTGLEFAGGIPGTVGGAVYMNAGAHGSDVSRILHSAEVIFDDGQLETLSNEALHFSYRTSLLQEERKGVCLQATFQLKEGHTQTIKDELSKHKEYRRETQPLQQPCCGSVFRNPKPYSAGQLIEEAGLKGVQVGGAQVSLMHANFIVNLGNATAKDVLTLIDHIQTIIKKKYGVDMHPEVQVVGEG; encoded by the coding sequence ATGAGCGATATAGCAATACAACTACAAGAGGCGAACGTGGGAAAAGTGTGGGTGAATGAACCACTAGCAAACCATACGACTTGGAAGATCGGTGGTCCTGCAGATCTATTGGTACAACCAAATGATAAAGAAGGGCTCATTACATGTATGCGCATCGTGCAAGAGCATCAAATGCCATATCGTGTGATTGGGAAAGGTTCCAATCTACTTGTGCGGGACGGTGGCATACGTGGTGTGGTAATTAAGATGGGGGAAGGACTCGACCACTTGAGAATAGAAGGTGATCGAGTGACAGTTGATGCAGGCTACTCGTTTATTAAATTAGCGACTATTGTAGCCAGACATGGCTTAACTGGACTAGAGTTTGCAGGAGGTATACCTGGTACTGTTGGAGGAGCCGTCTATATGAATGCAGGCGCTCATGGGTCTGATGTTTCACGTATATTACATTCAGCTGAGGTTATTTTTGACGATGGTCAACTTGAAACCCTTAGTAATGAAGCATTGCATTTTTCATATAGAACCTCACTACTTCAAGAGGAACGCAAAGGTGTCTGTCTTCAGGCCACGTTTCAACTGAAAGAAGGTCACACACAAACGATCAAAGATGAATTATCGAAACATAAGGAATACCGTAGAGAGACGCAGCCTTTGCAACAACCTTGTTGCGGTAGTGTTTTTAGAAACCCTAAACCATATTCGGCCGGCCAGCTTATAGAGGAAGCTGGATTGAAAGGGGTTCAAGTTGGAGGGGCCCAAGTATCACTCATGCATGCCAACTTCATCGTCAATTTAGGAAACGCTACAGCGAAAGACGTCCTTACCTTAATAGACCATATTCAAACGATCATTAAGAAGAAATATGGTGTAGATATGCATCCTGAAGTTCAGGTGGTGGGTGAGGGGTAA
- the mraY gene encoding phospho-N-acetylmuramoyl-pentapeptide-transferase: MFSVLLLTILAAFLIVFLLAPLFIPVLHRLKFGQSIRDEGPQSHQQKAGTPTMGGSIILLALIFTVIKFADHTVEIFLLMLVTLGYGLIGFLDDFIKIYFKRNLGLTAKQKLFAQLMIALIFYYFLIQNGHSTEVFIPGTSYGLDLGWIYFPFLIVMLVGASNAVNLTDGLDGLLSGTAAIAFGAYAVLAWRFSEPEVAIFSAAIVGTVLGFLVYNAHPAKVFMGDTGSLALGGAIAAIAILTKTELLLVIIGGVFVIEALSVMIQVVSFKTRGKRIFRMSPIHHHFELGGWSEWKVVVVFWLSAIGFAGLGIYLEVFM, from the coding sequence ATGTTTTCAGTACTTTTATTAACAATACTGGCGGCATTTCTGATTGTTTTTTTACTCGCGCCATTGTTTATACCTGTTCTTCATCGATTAAAGTTCGGTCAGAGCATAAGAGATGAAGGGCCTCAGTCACATCAGCAAAAAGCGGGTACACCAACGATGGGAGGAAGCATCATCTTACTTGCGCTGATATTTACCGTCATTAAGTTTGCTGATCATACGGTGGAGATCTTTTTGCTCATGCTCGTTACACTGGGATACGGCTTAATCGGATTTTTAGATGATTTTATAAAGATATACTTTAAGAGAAACCTTGGTTTGACAGCCAAACAGAAGCTTTTCGCCCAATTAATGATTGCACTCATTTTTTACTATTTTCTCATACAAAATGGTCACTCAACTGAAGTGTTTATCCCAGGGACATCATACGGTTTAGATTTAGGGTGGATATACTTTCCGTTCTTAATCGTGATGTTGGTGGGGGCTTCGAACGCTGTTAATCTCACTGACGGTTTAGATGGGCTCCTCTCAGGAACGGCCGCTATCGCTTTTGGTGCTTATGCTGTGTTAGCGTGGCGATTTTCTGAACCTGAAGTGGCGATTTTTAGTGCCGCTATCGTTGGCACCGTCCTTGGTTTCCTCGTGTATAACGCTCATCCCGCTAAAGTATTTATGGGAGATACGGGTTCCCTAGCGCTAGGTGGCGCGATAGCAGCCATCGCCATCCTAACTAAAACTGAATTATTACTCGTGATTATCGGCGGTGTTTTCGTTATTGAAGCACTATCTGTGATGATTCAGGTCGTTTCCTTCAAAACAAGAGGGAAAAGAATCTTTAGAATGAGTCCTATTCACCATCACTTTGAGTTAGGTGGCTGGTCAGAGTGGAAGGTTGTTGTCGTGTTCTGGCTAAGTGCGATTGGTTTTGCCGGACTCGGAATATATTTAGAGGTGTTTATGTAA
- a CDS encoding stage V sporulation protein D, with product MRVSGVTVRRRLFVALIVGILIYLVLGSRLGYVQLVQGNWLAEKANELWSRDITFEAKRGKILDRNGEVLAYNISAPSVFVVPAQVDNPSKTARELANVLDASEEEIYQTITKREMIVDIKPEGRKISNEKAREVQQLGLSGVMIAEDSKRYYPNGEFLSHVLGFAGIDNQGIVGSELIYDDILSGNDGRVSFYSDAKGKLMPNQHDVYTPPKDGDDLALTIDAGVQKIIEREVDNAVAKYDPDHVIAIAMEPNTGEVLAMASRPDYDPGRFNEYPAEVYNRNLPVFSMYEPGSTFKIITLAAALEEGKVDLHHDHFHDPGHTTVAGARLRCWKRGGHGHQSFLEVVQNSCNPGFVELGQRLGTDTLFEYINNFGFGQKTGIDMQGEQEGIIFKPEQRGPVETATTAFGQGVAVTPIQQVAAVSAVVNGGYLYQPYIAKEWHDSETGMVLGRNTPTLKERVISDETSQEVREALEAVVAQGTGRNAFVEGYRVGGKTGTAQKVAPGGGYLENNHIVSFIGFAPADDPQIVVYVGVDNPKNTIQFGGVVAAPIVGQIIGDALDYMGVEKRESPLEKKYMWGDEITYEVPSLIGMTAKQLQQSYFQLPIDASGSGTKVIKQSPEPGTNVKEGSAIRVYLGEEEDDKQDEED from the coding sequence GTGCGAGTATCAGGGGTAACCGTTCGTAGAAGATTATTTGTCGCACTTATCGTCGGTATCCTAATCTATTTAGTTTTAGGCTCAAGGCTGGGATACGTTCAATTAGTTCAGGGAAACTGGTTAGCTGAAAAAGCAAATGAGTTGTGGAGTAGAGATATTACATTTGAAGCAAAACGAGGAAAGATATTAGACAGGAATGGCGAAGTATTAGCTTATAACATCAGCGCCCCTTCTGTTTTTGTCGTTCCAGCTCAAGTGGATAATCCTTCAAAAACGGCACGGGAATTAGCCAATGTCTTAGACGCAAGTGAAGAAGAAATCTATCAGACGATCACAAAGAGAGAAATGATCGTTGATATCAAACCCGAAGGCAGAAAAATTAGTAATGAAAAAGCACGTGAAGTGCAACAGTTGGGTCTTTCTGGTGTGATGATAGCAGAAGACAGCAAGCGGTATTACCCCAATGGTGAGTTTCTTTCTCACGTGCTTGGGTTTGCAGGTATAGATAACCAAGGCATTGTAGGCTCAGAGCTCATTTATGATGATATATTGAGTGGAAATGATGGGCGAGTATCGTTTTACTCAGACGCCAAAGGTAAGCTCATGCCTAACCAACATGATGTCTATACCCCTCCTAAGGATGGGGATGACTTAGCCTTAACCATTGACGCAGGTGTGCAAAAAATTATCGAACGAGAAGTGGATAACGCCGTAGCCAAGTACGACCCAGATCACGTTATTGCCATCGCAATGGAACCGAATACGGGGGAAGTATTAGCTATGGCGAGTCGTCCAGATTATGACCCAGGTCGGTTTAACGAGTACCCAGCTGAAGTGTACAACCGTAATCTACCAGTATTCAGCATGTATGAACCGGGTTCCACGTTTAAGATTATCACTTTGGCAGCGGCCCTAGAAGAGGGGAAAGTTGATTTACATCATGATCACTTCCATGACCCTGGTCACACCACGGTGGCTGGTGCGAGGCTACGCTGTTGGAAACGAGGGGGACACGGCCATCAATCCTTTTTAGAGGTGGTTCAGAATTCGTGCAACCCCGGTTTCGTAGAACTAGGGCAACGTTTAGGAACGGATACATTATTCGAATATATAAACAACTTCGGGTTTGGTCAAAAAACAGGGATTGATATGCAAGGAGAGCAAGAAGGGATCATATTCAAGCCGGAACAAAGAGGCCCTGTCGAAACGGCAACAACAGCTTTCGGGCAAGGGGTTGCTGTCACACCTATTCAGCAAGTGGCTGCTGTATCGGCTGTTGTCAATGGGGGTTACCTCTATCAACCCTATATTGCTAAGGAATGGCATGATAGTGAAACAGGCATGGTATTAGGAAGAAATACCCCTACGCTTAAAGAAAGAGTGATCTCAGATGAGACTTCCCAAGAGGTAAGAGAGGCACTAGAGGCTGTCGTTGCCCAAGGAACGGGACGAAACGCCTTCGTTGAAGGGTATCGTGTAGGCGGAAAAACGGGTACCGCACAGAAAGTAGCGCCGGGTGGGGGTTACCTAGAGAACAATCACATCGTATCGTTCATAGGCTTTGCCCCAGCAGATGACCCTCAAATTGTCGTCTACGTTGGCGTTGATAACCCCAAAAATACGATACAATTTGGGGGTGTAGTGGCCGCCCCGATAGTGGGTCAAATTATTGGTGATGCGCTAGATTACATGGGGGTAGAAAAAAGAGAAAGCCCATTGGAAAAGAAATACATGTGGGGAGACGAAATCACGTATGAAGTCCCCTCTCTCATCGGTATGACCGCAAAACAACTACAGCAAAGTTACTTCCAACTTCCAATAGACGCCTCTGGATCGGGTACAAAAGTCATCAAGCAATCTCCTGAACCGGGAACAAATGTGAAGGAAGGCTCCGCTATTCGTGTATATTTGGGCGAAGAAGAGGATGACAAACAGGACGAAGAAGATTAA
- the murA gene encoding UDP-N-acetylglucosamine 1-carboxyvinyltransferase, translated as MASFIIKGGLPLSGELRIHGAKNAALPILAASILASGEQEISDVPKLLDIRVMIEILNHLGVKVTHKDHTVSLQTSTLSSTRIPEPLMGKMRSSIFLMGPLLAKYGEVTISRPGGCAIGERPIDIHLDGLKKLGADIIESHGTISCRARQLTGAQIFLRFPSVGATENLMMAASLAKGTTTISNAAREPEIVDLQDYLNVMGARVRGAGTDQIIIEGVEHLTPVSYKIIPDRIIAGTLLIATAITRGEVALTNVRAEHLQALLTNLQTSGIEIRTYNDIMTLKVSRGLRSIDLIETDPHPGFPTDLQALMMAYLSTVEGTSVVKEKVFEGRFRHVDELNRMGTNISTDLNRAYIRGVSRLSGAMVEATDLRAGAALVIAGLKAEGETIVENIHHIDRGYEKLEGMLQALGADIRRSDES; from the coding sequence ATGGCATCATTTATCATCAAAGGTGGTCTGCCTCTCTCAGGAGAGTTAAGAATACACGGTGCAAAGAATGCAGCATTACCCATATTAGCTGCGAGCATCTTAGCATCTGGAGAACAAGAAATCTCCGATGTGCCAAAACTTCTTGATATTAGAGTCATGATAGAGATACTCAATCATTTAGGTGTAAAGGTCACTCACAAGGATCACACAGTGAGCTTACAAACCTCTACTTTATCTTCAACAAGAATACCTGAACCACTCATGGGTAAAATGAGGTCCTCTATATTTCTCATGGGTCCACTACTAGCAAAATATGGGGAAGTGACAATTTCACGCCCCGGGGGATGTGCAATAGGTGAAAGGCCTATTGATATTCATTTGGATGGACTTAAGAAATTAGGAGCAGATATTATTGAGTCCCATGGCACGATATCATGTCGGGCACGTCAGTTAACCGGCGCACAGATTTTTCTTCGTTTTCCTAGCGTTGGTGCAACAGAGAATCTTATGATGGCTGCCAGTTTAGCCAAAGGCACCACCACAATTTCTAATGCAGCTAGAGAGCCCGAAATTGTGGATTTACAAGATTATCTTAATGTGATGGGAGCCCGGGTGCGAGGTGCTGGCACAGATCAAATCATCATCGAGGGGGTTGAACATCTCACCCCTGTATCATATAAGATTATTCCTGACAGAATTATTGCAGGAACTCTACTGATTGCTACAGCAATTACACGGGGAGAAGTTGCCCTAACTAATGTAAGAGCTGAACATCTCCAGGCGCTTTTAACAAACTTGCAAACGAGTGGTATTGAAATCAGAACGTATAATGATATAATGACATTAAAAGTAAGTAGGGGTTTACGCTCCATAGATCTAATTGAAACAGATCCGCACCCTGGTTTTCCAACAGACCTCCAAGCCCTGATGATGGCCTACCTTTCGACTGTTGAGGGAACATCAGTCGTAAAAGAGAAGGTATTTGAAGGTCGATTTAGACACGTTGATGAATTAAATCGAATGGGTACGAATATCTCAACCGATCTTAACCGTGCCTATATCCGAGGCGTTAGTCGACTATCTGGAGCGATGGTTGAAGCGACTGACTTAAGAGCCGGAGCGGCACTTGTGATAGCTGGGTTAAAAGCCGAAGGAGAAACGATAGTAGAAAATATTCATCATATCGATCGAGGATATGAAAAATTAGAAGGTATGTTGCAGGCTCTAGGAGCCGATATAAGGCGATCTGATGAATCTTAA
- the spoVE gene encoding stage V sporulation protein E, which translates to MAKARSAPDFLLIFSTLSILSIGILMVYSASAILSYHKYDDYFFFAKRQLLFAGLGLILMYAVMNIDYWVWKRWAKIGLLMCFALLVLVLIIGVERNGSKSWLGVGAFSVQPSEFIKICMIIFLAKFLSEHQKKIVEFRRGIVPPLFIVFLAFGLIMLQPDLGTGTVMVGTSIVMIFIAGARLLHLAGLAMLGLIGFAALVIAAPYRIARITAFLDPWQDPLGAGFQVIQSLYAIGPGGLLGLGLGMSRQKFYYLPEPQTDFIFAILAEELGFIGGTTVLLLFTLLLWRGMKVAITAPDLYGSLLAAGIVSMIAIQVIINIGVVTGMFPVTGITLPFLSYGGSSLTLMLIAVGILLNISRYAR; encoded by the coding sequence ATGGCCAAAGCACGTTCTGCTCCAGATTTTTTACTCATTTTTTCAACTTTATCCATACTTAGTATTGGAATACTGATGGTGTATAGTGCCAGTGCCATTCTGTCTTATCACAAGTACGACGACTACTTCTTTTTTGCAAAGAGACAGTTGTTATTTGCTGGGCTTGGTCTTATATTAATGTATGCTGTCATGAACATAGATTATTGGGTTTGGAAAAGGTGGGCCAAGATAGGCTTACTCATGTGCTTTGCCCTTCTTGTACTCGTTTTGATCATTGGGGTGGAAAGAAACGGATCTAAAAGCTGGCTAGGGGTTGGCGCTTTTTCTGTCCAGCCCTCAGAGTTTATTAAGATTTGTATGATTATATTTTTGGCTAAGTTTTTATCTGAACATCAAAAGAAAATAGTTGAATTTCGTCGCGGTATCGTACCGCCCCTTTTTATTGTGTTTTTGGCGTTTGGTCTCATCATGCTACAGCCGGATTTAGGAACAGGGACGGTTATGGTCGGTACATCCATCGTGATGATATTCATTGCTGGGGCCAGACTATTACACCTTGCCGGGTTGGCCATGCTTGGTCTGATCGGTTTTGCAGCCTTAGTCATCGCAGCCCCGTATCGAATTGCAAGAATTACCGCTTTTCTTGATCCGTGGCAAGATCCTTTAGGAGCGGGGTTTCAAGTCATACAATCCTTATATGCCATTGGACCGGGCGGCTTGCTAGGGTTAGGGTTGGGTATGAGTAGACAAAAATTTTACTATCTACCGGAACCACAAACGGATTTCATATTTGCCATACTGGCAGAGGAACTTGGCTTTATCGGTGGTACTACCGTTTTATTGCTATTTACGTTATTATTGTGGAGAGGAATGAAGGTAGCCATCACAGCACCAGACTTATACGGTAGCTTGCTGGCAGCCGGTATTGTGAGTATGATTGCCATCCAAGTGATTATTAATATAGGCGTTGTGACAGGAATGTTTCCCGTAACGGGTATAACGTTACCTTTTCTGAGCTACGGGGGTTCTTCCCTCACCTTAATGCTCATTGCAGTAGGTATTCTATTAAACATTTCTCGATACGCTCGATAA
- a CDS encoding UDP-N-acetylmuramoyl-L-alanyl-D-glutamate--2,6-diaminopimelate ligase — protein sequence MQLLTLIEPLVPYKWQNDQVLNKIEDMEITSIEMDSRKVTAGAMFVCIEGFHVDGHQYVQQAVEKGAKVIVAQKPVQTDIPVIIVPDTRRTLAVVADTFYQHPTQKLRVIGVTGTNGKTTVTHLIEQILEDAQHKTGRIGTIGAKIGNNVEEVANTTPESSELQNVFHRMSGAGCEYAVIEASSHAIHMGRLRGTNIGTAVFTNLTQDHLDYHGTMEEYQRAKGLLFAQLGNTYDPQDRKYAILNADDEAHTYFRDITPAQVVTYGIDNHADIRAKNIQLTSQGITFTVEYYKGSETVRLQMLGKFNVYNALAAIAAALVEGISLTSIKHSLAQVKGVPGRLEVVDEGQPYTVLVDYAHTPDSLKNVLQTVQEFAIGKVFCVIGCGGDRDRTKRPLMAQIATAHADYAILTSDNPRSEEPQVILNDMKNGLAQTGTPQERYTCIVDRQTAIDTAIQQASPGDIVVIAGKGHETYQQLKDETIHFDDREVARQAIQNNKK from the coding sequence ATGCAATTACTCACACTGATCGAGCCCCTTGTACCCTACAAGTGGCAAAATGATCAAGTTCTAAATAAAATCGAAGACATGGAGATTACATCGATCGAGATGGATTCTAGAAAGGTCACAGCTGGCGCCATGTTTGTTTGTATAGAAGGTTTTCATGTTGATGGCCATCAGTACGTACAACAAGCGGTAGAAAAAGGTGCCAAGGTCATCGTGGCTCAGAAACCGGTTCAGACCGATATCCCTGTTATTATCGTCCCAGATACGAGGCGAACCTTAGCGGTTGTAGCTGACACCTTTTATCAGCATCCGACTCAAAAGCTTAGGGTCATCGGTGTGACAGGAACGAACGGTAAAACGACCGTCACGCATTTGATTGAACAGATACTCGAAGACGCCCAGCACAAAACAGGGCGTATTGGTACGATAGGTGCAAAAATCGGGAATAACGTAGAAGAAGTTGCCAACACAACGCCAGAGTCTAGTGAACTTCAAAACGTTTTTCACCGTATGTCTGGGGCTGGATGTGAGTATGCTGTTATTGAGGCCTCCTCTCACGCGATACATATGGGAAGGCTACGGGGAACGAATATCGGTACCGCTGTATTTACCAACCTCACTCAAGATCATCTAGACTACCATGGCACAATGGAGGAATATCAGAGAGCAAAAGGACTCTTATTCGCTCAGCTAGGTAACACATATGATCCTCAAGATCGTAAGTATGCGATTTTGAATGCGGATGATGAAGCACACACCTACTTTAGAGATATCACACCAGCCCAAGTCGTCACGTATGGTATAGACAACCATGCTGACATTCGAGCCAAAAATATTCAATTGACCAGTCAAGGAATCACATTTACAGTCGAATACTATAAAGGGTCTGAAACTGTCCGTTTACAGATGTTAGGGAAATTTAATGTTTATAACGCCCTCGCAGCCATCGCCGCAGCGCTTGTTGAAGGAATTTCGTTAACGTCCATCAAACACAGCCTTGCTCAAGTAAAGGGCGTGCCTGGACGACTAGAAGTGGTGGATGAGGGGCAGCCATATACAGTATTGGTCGATTATGCCCACACGCCTGATAGCTTGAAGAACGTCTTACAAACGGTGCAGGAGTTTGCTATAGGTAAAGTCTTTTGTGTGATCGGCTGTGGAGGAGATAGGGACCGCACCAAACGACCATTGATGGCCCAAATCGCAACAGCGCACGCTGACTATGCGATCCTAACCTCTGATAATCCGCGATCCGAGGAACCCCAAGTGATTCTAAATGATATGAAAAACGGATTGGCTCAGACCGGCACGCCACAAGAGCGGTATACGTGCATTGTTGATCGACAAACAGCCATTGATACAGCGATACAACAGGCCAGTCCCGGAGATATTGTCGTGATTGCTGGGAAAGGTCATGAGACGTATCAACAACTGAAGGATGAAACAATCCATTTTGATGATCGAGAAGTCGCTCGTCAAGCAATCCAAAACAACAAGAAGTAA